A genomic stretch from Streptomyces venezuelae ATCC 10712 includes:
- the ribH gene encoding 6,7-dimethyl-8-ribityllumazine synthase, with protein MSGKGAPVLSVKNCGDLRVAVIAAQWHEKIMDGLVDGALRALSELGIDEPTLLRVPGSFELPVVAKVLAGRGYDAIVALGVVIRGGTPHFEYVCQGVTHGLTQVSIDTGVPVGFGVLTVDTEEQALDRAGLEGSTEDKGHEAVTAAVATATTLRTVSEPWR; from the coding sequence ATGAGCGGCAAGGGCGCACCCGTCCTCAGCGTGAAGAACTGCGGCGACCTGCGGGTCGCGGTCATCGCGGCGCAGTGGCACGAGAAGATCATGGACGGACTCGTCGACGGCGCCCTGCGCGCCCTGAGCGAGCTCGGCATCGACGAGCCGACCCTGCTCCGCGTCCCCGGCAGCTTCGAGCTCCCGGTCGTGGCGAAGGTCCTCGCCGGGCGCGGCTACGATGCCATCGTGGCGCTCGGCGTCGTCATCCGCGGCGGAACGCCGCACTTCGAGTACGTGTGCCAGGGCGTCACCCACGGCCTCACCCAGGTCTCGATCGACACCGGCGTACCCGTCGGATTCGGCGTCCTCACCGTCGACACCGAGGAGCAGGCCCTCGACCGGGCCGGCCTCGAAGGCTCCACCGAGGACAAGGGCCACGAGGCCGTCACCGCCGCCGTCGCCACCGCGACCACGCTGCGCACGGTCAGCGAGCCCTGGCGCTAG